A DNA window from Helianthus annuus cultivar XRQ/B chromosome 15, HanXRQr2.0-SUNRISE, whole genome shotgun sequence contains the following coding sequences:
- the LOC110912449 gene encoding WD repeat-containing protein 55 translates to MEINLKNIAFDLDFHPSNQLVAAGLITGNLFLYRYAEDSEPQRVLKVHAHSESCRAVRFINEGRVILTGSPDCSILATDIETGSPVARLENSHEKAVNRLVNLTETTIASGGDEGCIKVWDTRQQSCCNSFQIHEDYITDMTFEPDSMKLLGTSGDGTLSVSNLRSNKVQTQSEFSEDEPLSIVIMKNGRKVICGTESGTMLLYSWGFFKDCSDRFTALTPNPVNALLKLDEERVIAGTENGLISLVGILPNRVIQPIAEHSEYPVERLAFSHDRKFLGSISHDSILKMWDIDSLLQGSGKKVEGKSGSDSDDDDDMDMDTDNAPPKSSKGTKRKNNGRAQGLDTTSDFFADL, encoded by the exons ATGGAGATCAATTTGAAGAATATAGCATTTGATCTTGATTTTCATCCGTCAAATCAGCTTGTTGCTGCTGGTTTAATCACCGGCAACCTTTTTCT ATATCGTTACGCTGAAGATTCGGAACCGCAGAG GGTCTTGAAGGTTCATGCTCACAGTGAATCTTGTAGAGCTGTTAGATTCATCAACGAAGGACGTG TGATCCTCACGGGTTCTCCAGACTGTTCCATTCTGGCCACTGATATCGAAACAGGATCTCCAGTTGCGCGTCTTGAAAACTCCCATGA GAAAGCTGTCAACCGCCTGGTTAATCTCACAGAAACAACGATTGCTTCTGGAGGTGACGAAGGGTGTATAAAG GTATGGGATACCAGACAACAGTCCTGCTGCAATTCGTTTCAAATTCACGAAGATTACATTACTGATATGACCTTTGAACCCGATTCCATGAAACTTTTAGGAACAAG TGGAGACGGCACTCTATCTGTTAGTAATCTCCGAAGTAACAAG GTTCAAACACAATCAGAATTTTCTGAAGATGAGCCGTTGTCAATAGTGATAATGAAG AACGGGCGAAAAGTTATATGTGGGACTGAAAGCGGAACTATGTTATTATACTCGTGGGGATTTTTCAAGGATTGCAG TGATCGCTTTACGGCTCTCACTCCCAACCCTGTGAACGCCCTGCTAAAG CTTGACGAAGAGAGGGTTATTGCTGGAACTGAAAATGGTCTCATCAG TTTGGTAGGTATATTACCCAACAGAGTAATTCAGCCAATTGCAGAGCACTCGGAGTATCCTGTTGAGCGTCTCG CTTTTTCCCATGATAGAAAGTTTCTCGGAAGCATATCCCATGATTCGATATTGAAG ATGTGGGATATCGATAGTCTACTTCAAGGTTCTGGAAAGAAAGTAGAGGGTAAATCGGGTTctgacagtgatgatgatgatgacatgGATATGGATACCGATAATGCTCCTCCAAAATCGTCAAAAG gAACAAAGAGGAAAAACAACGGACGTGCTCAAGGCCTCGATACCACAAGTGATTTCTTTGCAGATTTATAG